The Garra rufa chromosome 23, GarRuf1.0, whole genome shotgun sequence genome includes a region encoding these proteins:
- the LOC141299142 gene encoding gamma-secretase subunit Aph-1b → MTLAVFFGCAFIAFGPSFALFVFTVAKDPLRIIILIAGAFFWLLSLLLSSLVWFIAIKASNSQDLSLQRGLLIFGVFFSVLLQEVFRFAYYRLLRKANEGLAAISDDDSSTISVRQMAYVAGLGFGIMSGAFSMINILSDSLGPGTVGIFGDSQYYFITAALMTLALTLLHTFWGVVFFEGCEKSRWWVIAAVVGLHLLVAGLSLLNPLYEGSLPPVYVITLMMGVWAFFSSGGTLNSLNALCTRRKAEAESS, encoded by the exons ATGACTTTGGCAGTGTTTTTTGGCTGTGCTTTCATAGCGTTCGGTCCGTCTTTCGCCCTCTTTGTTTTCACTGTCGCCAAAGACCCATTAAGAATCATCATTTTGATCGCTGG GGCGTTTTTTTGGCTGCTGTCTCTGCTGTTGTCTTCTCTGGTGTGGTTCATCGCTATAAAGGCCAGTAACTCCCAGGATCTCAGTCTTCAGAGGGGGCTGCTGATTTTTGGAGTTTTCTTTTCAGTCTTGCTCCAGGAAGTATTTCGCTTTGCCTACTATCGACTGCTCAG GAAGGCCAACGAGGGTCTGGCAGCCATTAGCGATGATGACAGTTCAACTATTTCAGTCCGACAGATGGCTTACG TGGCTGGATTGGGCTTTGGGATCATGAGTGGTGCGTTCTCAATGATCAACATCCTGTCTGACTCTCTGGGTCCCGGGACGGTTGGCATCTTTGGAGACTCGCAGTATTACTTCATTACAGCAG CGCTGATGACGCTGGCGCTGACGCTGCTGCACACGTTTTGGGGAGTGGTGTTCTTTGAGGGCTGTGAGAAGAGCCGCTGGTGGGTCATCGCTGCAGTCGTCGGGCTCCACTTGTTAGTCGCTGGCCTG TCGCTGCTGAATCCGCTGTATGAAGGCAGTCTGCCTCCTGTGTACGTCATTACGCTGATGATGGGCGTCTGGGCCTTCTTCTCATCTGGAGGAACACTAAACAGCCTCAATGCACTCTGCACAC